From the Chryseobacterium fluminis genome, the window CTGCAATGGTTTTTAATGATGCTTTTTTCATAATATTTTTTTGTGATTATTTGGTGTGTACGATTAAGTTCAGAGACTGTGAAGATGATTAGAGCCAGTCTGCTGTGCTGCTGTAAACCAAAATCCGTACCGATAAATCACAATTCCTCGCTCATCGGTTCCGAAATTTCCGTCCAGACGATATAAAAAGTTATAATATAAGTGATTTCTGTTACCAATCTGTTTCGACCATCAATATTGTGTACACGTTTACCATGGGCATTCTCCGGTTCCGGAATCATGATCTTCACTTATGAATTTTCCTGTCGGCAGATTTTTATTCAGGATCGTCTTCACTATGGTATGCGCAGCTTCGTCAGGGGTCCCGTTTCCCTCATTATTGGTAAGGTCGGTTTTTATAAACCCCGGATCGACTAGATTGACCCTGAACTTCGGAAGTTGGTTGCCCAGTGAAATGGTATACAGATTGAGTGCAGCTTTGGAGACGGCATAAACCATAAAAAGATGGGCATTTTCGTAATACTTCCAGTGGGTGTCACTATGAAGGGTAAGGGAGCCGATACTTGAACTGATGTTAATAATTTGAGGTTTCTCGGATTTTTCCAGCAGATCGGTAAAAGACTGCACGACTCTTAAAGTTCCGTATAAATTGGTTTGAAACACTTTTTCAAATTCCGGGACCGTTGCCGTCAAAGCATCTTGTGGCATATTGCCGGTAATACCGGCATTATTGATCAGTACATCTAATTTTTCTGCTTTTTTACCCAGGTCAGCCCGGGCATTTTTCACGGACCTGTCATCGGTAATATCAATGATCAGAAGTTCGGCATTGGTTAATCCTTCCGATTTTAACTGTTCCATTGCCTGTACACCGCGTTCATGACTGCGACAGCCCAGATATACATAAAATCCTCTCTGCAAAAGCTGTTTTGCCGTGGCCAGCCCGATTCCTTTATTGGCTCCTGTAATAAGTACTTTTTTCATTTTTTGCTGATTAAACTGTTAATGCGGCAAAGTTGCACCAACAAAAAATATTTTTTTTTCACATTTGTGAAAAAGTGATCAGCGAATACTTTTCCGTACCCTGCTTAAGGATTGCTGTTTCATCCCCAGATAGGAGGCAACATACGACAACGGAATACGGTTCACCATGTTCGGATACTGCTTCAGGAAAGACAGGTACCGCTTTGTGGTATCTTCTGAAATCAGCGAACTCCTTCTTTCGAGCTTTTCTGATTTATGCTTGATGATGATCTTTTGGATGATGATATTCAATTCAGGGACAGATTGTAATAATCCGTTCCAGTCTTTTTTTAAGAAGGCAATGAGTGAACATTGGGTAATGGCCTGTAAATTGGCAACCGGGCTGATGTTTTTATCCGGGTGATCCCAATCTGAAAGCCAATGATTTTCCTGAACAAAATAATGGGTGATCTCATCTCCTTTATCGTTATCAAAATATACACGAAGAATTCCGCCGGTAACAAATCCCACGTATTTCGAAGTTTTTCCTATTTCCCAGAAATGGTCGCCTTTTCTGAGTTCCAGATTTACCGATTGACTCATCATCAGATCAGTCTGTTGCCGGTCCAGGTTTCCGTATTGCGACAAGAGGTCTGTAAATTCCTTCATTCTGCAAAGCTACCCAATTCAGAGCAACTGCCAGCATCATAAAGCCTGACGTAATAAGTCTCTCTGAATAAAAAACCAGCAATAGAAAATATCCCAGAGAACAGGCAGCCTTCCTACTACCCTTTCAGGCGATGATATATACTCCACTTTTTAGGCTTCATTCCAAAGTGCTGCTCAAACAGTCTTCCGAAATAACTGAGGTTGGTAAAACCCAGCTGGTATCCGGCCTCAGTGACCGAAAGACGATCATACCGCATTAATCTTGCTGCCTCCTGTATCCGAAGATACTGGCTGTATTCATACAATCCTTTTCCGAAAACCTGAGTAAAGAGTTTCCGGAGTTTGAGAACATTCATACCACCGATTCTCACCAATTCATCCTGTGTCAAAGGCTGTGAGACTGAAGCGGCAATAGCATTCCGGACGCGGTAAAGAGAGGCTATTTCATCACTACGGAGACTGTGATATCTTACAGTCTCCCGTTCAGAGAGATTCTTAAAAAGCAGATAAAGCAGTTCCAGTGCTTTCAATTTATAATAAGCTTCGGAAAGTATACCTGATGCAGGATCAGTGGCGATCTTACTGACAAGATCAGCCATATCCGGAGACATAAACTCCTCTATCAGGAATGTTTTTTCATCATTAAAAAGATAACTAAACGTCTCCCGGGCCCGGCCGAGAAAATCCCTGAGAAAATCGAGTTCGATAAGTATCGTAATCTGCGTAATCATAAATCCTTTGGGAAATACCACTTCACTTTCCAGGTGAAAAGGCGTTATCCGGACGTGAGGCTGGGCTTCAGTAAATTTTTCTGTATTCTGATTACCGGCTGAAGGATGACTGATGATGTTCTGGAAGGAAAAAAGCAGACCTCTTTTAACCATATCCATAGGTTTTCTTCTGTAGGTGAATGTTTTTTCCGCAATCATCGAGCGGATCATCACAACCATTTCCGGGAGCATATCTGCAATATGAACCTCGTTAAGACTCAGAACATCAATCGTACTGCGCAGTTCGGATGCCGGTATTCCCAATTTCTCCGCCAGATCAAGCATCTGCTTTTTGTTATCAGGAAAATTCATTTTATGGACTATTTTTATTCTGGAAGGGACTATTTTATGCTTAAAGGTAAAACTAAATTTGCAATAATCATTTAAAAGTTACCTAATGAAAAAAAATATTTTGATATCAGGCGGAGGGATTGCAGGATTAACTGCGGCAAAATTCCTGTCAGGACAGGGCCATCACATTACAGTGGCAGACAGGGCTCCGTCCTTTACCACAGCCGGCTTTCTGATCTCCCTGAAGAGTTTTGGAGTGAGGATCATGGAAGAACTCGGACTGAAAGAGGAATTAAAAGCAGCCTCCTCTCCCTCTGAGTTTGTCAGTTTTTTAGAAAAAGATGACCGGATCATTCAGTATCTCAGCTATGAAAAAATGAATAAAAATATTGAAAATTCAATACTGATTTCGCGTGGAGGTCTTCACAATGTCCTGTATGATAATTTAAAACACCAGATCAATATACTTTTCAATACAACGATTTCGGACCTCCGTTCAGAAGGTGATACCACCGGTGTGACATTTTCTGACGGATCAGAAATGGAAGCTGACCTGGTAATTGTTTCAGAAGGTCTGCGTTCTGCCACCCGGGAACGCTATTTTACGGATTCCGGAATGGAAGATTTCAATACACTGTATATGGGAGGACGGCTGCGGACAGAACATTCCGGTACCGTGGGTTCTTTTAAGATTTATATTGATGTGGATAAAATGCTCTCCATCTACCCTATTGCAAACGATGAAATTGCTATTCAGTGTTATCTTCGTCATAGCGGAGATCCTGCACCATGGAACAAACCGGCAGAACTATTGCAGAGTTCATTCAGTTCATACAGCTTGGAAGTACGGGAGCTGCTCAGTCGTTTTTCACAAAAGGGAAACATGTTCATTGATAAAATAGGAATGGTTAAAGTCTCTGACCTTGTTAAGGGAAACATTGTTTTGCTGGGCGACGCCGGGTATTGTCCGACGGCCCTTTCCGGGATGGGAGCATCGCTATCCATCTATGGTGCGAAGGCCTTATCTCATTTTATCAGCAAAACACCTGATGATCTTAGATCCGCATGCAGCAACTATAACCAGTGGATGCAGCCGGTCATCCATAAATTCCAAAGCAATGCACGAAAGAACGCAGCATCTTTTATCCCTGAAAATGAGCAGCAGCTTGATCAGTTTGTTACGTCTTTCAAAGCGGCATCTGACATCGAACTTAAGAAGATCATGACCGATCCGATCGTGCTCAGTGAAGATCAGTTTAATTTTAAAATCAGTTGAGTAATGATTTTTAAAAAAATATTTTCCGTCGTCACAGGATTCGTAACCATCGGCCTTCTGAGCTCCGTTTTCGCTAAAATACAGGGATTGCTGGTTCCGGCCTCTATGCACCTGTTTGATCAGGACACCTGGAATTTCTTCGATATCATTCAGCTGGTCATCAAATTAAGCTGTGTTTACATCAGTTGTATCACCGGAGGTCTGATAACATCTCTTAGCGGTGGAGAAAACAAACAGCATTACATGGTGGGAATAAGCATTATGCTGGTGGTAGGCTGGCTGTGGATAAGCACGGTTCATCCTACGTGGTTCTGGCTGACATTGCTGGTGGGTATTCTTCCCTCTGTTATCCTGGGAAGAAAAATGAGACGGACAGCACATATTAAATAATGCTATGCTGACTGCAACGAATGGCAGGAAGATGGAATCTATTCCGGTTCAATCTCCATCTTTATCAGCAGATCATCATGAACAGCCAGCTAAAAATACGGCTTATCTTTTTTGGAGATTATACCCGATACCGATCATCAATATTGCAGGTAATAATACCATTAACCCTTCTCTGCCAATATACTGATTCAGCAATAAAGCAGCTGAGATCAGGATCCACCCTGATAACAAATAATAATTGGCTAACCGTAAATTCCGGTATTCGGGATCATGTTTTCGGTAAGGAATGATGATAAAGCTGATATGGGCAAGAATGGCTCCGTTTAAAATATCGATAAAATGATGCTGATACGTGGTCAATGTTGAAATTCCCAGCAGAATCAGCCAGATCATTAAGAAAATCCGCCATTTTGAAAGATCTTTAAACACCGACCAGAATATAAAAGCAAAAGCAATATGCAGTGACGGGGACTGGTTGAAAGGCGAGTCGAATGCTTTCAGAAACGAAAAAGGAAGATTCAGAATATGATGTGACACTTCAGGCTTTGCAAAAGAAAACCGTAACGGTACTGCGATGAAAAATATTCCTGCAGTCACTGTAACAAAGAGCATCCTCCATGTTAATATTTTTAATTGATTTTTATTTTTACAGGAAAAAAATACCAGGCAGAAAAAAAGCCCGCTTGCCATGTACGGAATGATCGACAAAGGTACGAACGGAATCGATTTTTCAAAATCAAAAGTAAATGACGGCACAAAATCTAAAGAAGACGCATACCAGGTGCAGAAATTATAAACACCCATAAATACAAGCGTACAGAGGCTTAATGCAAATGCCTGCTGCCGGATTTTTAATTGCTTTTCAGTCATTCGCTTATTTTATCGTAATCCTGTTTTTTGCTTCCAACTGTTTCGGAAATCAGATCTGTGTTCATTAAAATATTTTTGATATTGGTTAAGGCTTCTGTTTCTTCATGATTTTTCCATGACCACCGCTCTTACCATCCGCGTCGATCACTTTAAAATCGGGATCTAACAGATTTCTGAATTAATAATCAATAATAGAAATGCTGTCTCAAAAGAAGAAATGCTGTTCCGACAACTTTTTACAAATGATGAAGTTGTCGGATTGCAGTGCAGAATTTTGAGACCGTTGGATTTACAAATTTAATCTATTGATTATTTTACTTTGTAGCCAAAGTATTGATGTAAAATGGAGATAAGTAATAAGACGCTAAATTAGATGGCGAATTATTTCTTGACACATAAACCTGAATGACATAATTTTGATTAGTGGCTACGGTAGATTTTGCAACATTTATTGAAACAGTCTGGCCACTGCCATTGTTGGTTATTAATCCAAATGAGTCTCTGGGGCCAGCAGCAGCACTGCTTAAGGTACTTGGCAATGCAGTATTTCCAGGTGTAAGCTTTACTATCACATCACATTGCGCAAGCGTATTGCTGTTACCTTGAGCATTCAAAATGCCAGTCATAACAGTCTTTATATTGGTTCCTGTTGAAACTACAAGATTCTGTCTTAAAGCTGTAACCTCTGTCCAGGTATCTGAGCTATTCGGAAGAAGATTCATATCGAATTGTGGTGCTAAGTCCAGTGAAGT encodes:
- a CDS encoding SDR family NAD(P)-dependent oxidoreductase; this encodes MKKVLITGANKGIGLATAKQLLQRGFYVYLGCRSHERGVQAMEQLKSEGLTNAELLIIDITDDRSVKNARADLGKKAEKLDVLINNAGITGNMPQDALTATVPEFEKVFQTNLYGTLRVVQSFTDLLEKSEKPQIINISSSIGSLTLHSDTHWKYYENAHLFMVYAVSKAALNLYTISLGNQLPKFRVNLVDPGFIKTDLTNNEGNGTPDEAAHTIVKTILNKNLPTGKFISEDHDSGTGECPW
- a CDS encoding Crp/Fnr family transcriptional regulator; amino-acid sequence: MKEFTDLLSQYGNLDRQQTDLMMSQSVNLELRKGDHFWEIGKTSKYVGFVTGGILRVYFDNDKGDEITHYFVQENHWLSDWDHPDKNISPVANLQAITQCSLIAFLKKDWNGLLQSVPELNIIIQKIIIKHKSEKLERRSSLISEDTTKRYLSFLKQYPNMVNRIPLSYVASYLGMKQQSLSRVRKSIR
- a CDS encoding FAD-dependent monooxygenase; amino-acid sequence: MKKNILISGGGIAGLTAAKFLSGQGHHITVADRAPSFTTAGFLISLKSFGVRIMEELGLKEELKAASSPSEFVSFLEKDDRIIQYLSYEKMNKNIENSILISRGGLHNVLYDNLKHQINILFNTTISDLRSEGDTTGVTFSDGSEMEADLVIVSEGLRSATRERYFTDSGMEDFNTLYMGGRLRTEHSGTVGSFKIYIDVDKMLSIYPIANDEIAIQCYLRHSGDPAPWNKPAELLQSSFSSYSLEVRELLSRFSQKGNMFIDKIGMVKVSDLVKGNIVLLGDAGYCPTALSGMGASLSIYGAKALSHFISKTPDDLRSACSNYNQWMQPVIHKFQSNARKNAASFIPENEQQLDQFVTSFKAASDIELKKIMTDPIVLSEDQFNFKIS
- a CDS encoding helix-turn-helix transcriptional regulator, whose product is MNFPDNKKQMLDLAEKLGIPASELRSTIDVLSLNEVHIADMLPEMVVMIRSMIAEKTFTYRRKPMDMVKRGLLFSFQNIISHPSAGNQNTEKFTEAQPHVRITPFHLESEVVFPKGFMITQITILIELDFLRDFLGRARETFSYLFNDEKTFLIEEFMSPDMADLVSKIATDPASGILSEAYYKLKALELLYLLFKNLSERETVRYHSLRSDEIASLYRVRNAIAASVSQPLTQDELVRIGGMNVLKLRKLFTQVFGKGLYEYSQYLRIQEAARLMRYDRLSVTEAGYQLGFTNLSYFGRLFEQHFGMKPKKWSIYHRLKG
- a CDS encoding phosphatase PAP2 family protein, giving the protein MTEKQLKIRQQAFALSLCTLVFMGVYNFCTWYASSLDFVPSFTFDFEKSIPFVPLSIIPYMASGLFFCLVFFSCKNKNQLKILTWRMLFVTVTAGIFFIAVPLRFSFAKPEVSHHILNLPFSFLKAFDSPFNQSPSLHIAFAFIFWSVFKDLSKWRIFLMIWLILLGISTLTTYQHHFIDILNGAILAHISFIIIPYRKHDPEYRNLRLANYYLLSGWILISAALLLNQYIGREGLMVLLPAILMIGIGYNLQKR